Genomic window (Aphis gossypii isolate Hap1 unplaced genomic scaffold, ASM2018417v2 Contig00717, whole genome shotgun sequence):
ACAGACTTTTTAcaccattaaaataacaaagtgGCATTTATTGGATATTGTGTAATAACCAGTATATACCACTATGTGACATACACTAGGTATGTAGAGTTAACCAGTGAATAACAGTGAAATGGCATTCACtggataaaatgaaaattttgatCTAGTAAAtgccaataaatataaaattatcattaacctGTTTTTTTAACCTTTAACACATAAAGCATCGAACAAATCGACTGCTTTCGTCCTGACCAATCTAACAAtgcattgataatataaattgtattaacacTCACCgagattaaaattgataaagaaTATCCGGTTCCGCTCGCagctgttattttttttttaacaattcataTTGTGGTGGTATCATACATAAACatgataacgaaaaaaaaatcttacaaaaataattttgaggttatgattattatgttagtatcaatatttttgttataatttccTGAATGATTAGGTTTAAGTGtgattattgtatgtattcaGGGgtgcttaaaattaatgttagtaAATACAAGTGGCATTAATTGGTATGCTGGCATTCACTGGTGTCTTTACcctaggtaatttaaaattttaataaaaatataaattggaattttaaaGGTGCTGACTTTGGAGTCTGTACAAATCAGATCTAAAATCTTACAAAAAGCAGATCTAACTATTGGTGACTTTTATGGATGTTGGTGGAAAGTTAGAAATGGATTGTCCAAAGTGAACACAGAGCTATCTAAAGCAATTCAAGTTTCCATGATAAAAAGACAAAAGACACTTATGTTTAATGATATGTTTGTATCaggtataaattttattttactatcatattagttttatggcttgatatagctatataaatcataatttgtaaCTTGAATTTGTATACCTGGTTGTTtaaccattataattattgcttaGCTTTGGGTTAATGACCATTTTAGTATGTTAATGTATgttaatgtatacttatttatattggataaatattgttaggtttgaatacaattttttttttaaattattaatataatgatatacatttattttaaaaagttgtaagatataaaattataaaataaccaaatatttgttatcttaaatacattttaattcatattttactataaatattaatggttttagatttttaaatatttaattatatgtctTTTTTAgctacgagtatataatatatggatcCTCGTTTACAAATACTTCTTGTtcctgaatttaaaaaaaagcataaGATCATATCTGCAAATTATGGAGTTTGATATGTGCTTTGAAAAATGTTGGCCGACCCCAAGAAGTGTGTACAATAAATGAACCTGAAAATGTTACAAGTGTTACATCTGTTGATATTGAAACTGATATAACTGATGACTTGTgagttatttttgaaatataaaagtgGTAGCGATTGTATTACCGCCAACAGTACAATATTACAACCTAATATATGTGAAATCATATGATGGTGTCCAAAGAATCCCATATGAGTCTGATATTAGAGAATACTGGAGTTTGAAGGAAAAAGAAATGCCCGAGTTATATGAAATTTCTCAAACTTTAATGTCCATACCAGCCACACAAGTAAGCTTAAAAGATTaagtcattttatattttcaatgattgtaagatttatacttaaacaagAATTGTTTTCAGGTTAGTGTTGAAAAGACTTTCTCCTGCACTTTTAgagagtattttaattataaaatgtaacacaCAATTCAGATTAGCaggcttaaatatattatggttgcATTagtgttatcacttatcacttatcatgttcattattataaactttattgttaaaagttaacattttataattttatatatgtattttgaagTTTTAGACTTTTTACAAAAgaattaaagataattttatttgagttgtcttttttaatttttcgaattatcattatttatcgttatatcaattaaatattgtattggtaTTGCCTAAAATTGTAGATATACTGTCTTGTATTATACTGTCTAATGTCTATAActaatatatcttttaaatttgcCCTAACAATTAAGAAttgacacatttttttataagtatacaatatttgaatatttgtataggtTGAGTGCTGTACCTAGTCTGTAAGTGTTGTTGAACTTAAATCTTAAtggtttgaattttgaaaccGTTACCAGTAACactcaaacaaataataggCGTGTATATGGTGGCAATCTAGGGTGCCTGGGCTGCCactgatatttttgaaagGCGCCGGTCAACCAAGTTTTAATTCAGAAGGGTTACAACttgtatttaacaaataaaaatttttttttgtggtctcgttataattactatttagatGCTTACTAGTGTCGCAAATAGGTGGGGGTCTTGGAGATGCTTAGCACACCAAAAATCACTCAAAGCCtcctcaaaaaataataatataatatatattattattaaaaaaaattttggggcTTGAGCCATGGAGTCCccctcttaaatattttttctatttgggACACTATTACAAAGATATGTTTGACAAAATTAGGTGAGTtgtatctttattttgttaattaagtCAAACATGTATTGCCTAATTGATTTTCTGACTTCTGAAAAAtctactataaagtataatgtataaagaaTTAAGACAGACGACGATGATACTCGTTTATTATTggatattattgtagtattatttttgatttgtagCTAGGTGGGgaaatatgtaaatgttaATCCAGAGCTGTACATGAATATTTCTAAAGTTAAATTACTGGAATTACTGTACTTATCTAACTGTAAATAGATAGTTCCGACTTATTTTTGAATCATCTAAATATTTCGTTAGTGAGGGGGGCCTTAACAAATAAGGCCTTTATTTTGGTTCATTAATAAGGAAGCGCCGGTTATTAGCTAGGCTGCCACTGCGGATGAAGTTTAATACTCTAATCACGCCTATTCAAAACCCACAACAATTTAACCCGGGTTTTAACACGAAACCCGAAATCcgcaaaaaattttatctggTTTTTAACACGAAACCCGAAACCCGCAAAAAATTGTACCCGGCTTTTATCACGAAACCCACAAAAAATTTTCCCCGGTTTTGAACACGTAACCCGAAACCCGAAATATTTTAACCCGTTTTGACTCCCTGCATTTTACCTCACAACTAACCTTACCTATCTTGTCCACATATACATCATCTACATCAGATTCAACGATAAATAAAGTACCACCACGACAGGCTCAACATTCTATGGAATTCCCTCCATTACATTACTCTAGCTCATATTTATCTGCAGACCAAGCTAATGCCTATACAATTTCTGATTATTACAAAAGTTATcagtaatatctattattatcttaagattttttttataatttcgcaTACTAAagtgattgttttattttattttttaaaattttattgatgtacctactacttttgtttaaaaaattacaaaaatattacatggtAACTACTAAGTATTatcttaagtatttttaattttaattttttttttgattttgctacaaaaaaaaagtacctaactaaagagtatattattttcataattgattgaaattaaatttacaacttaGTTCATAGTTAGTAGGTAAAGTGCATTAGACATTAATGTGCATTATATTTCGAATTTTCCGACATCTTTATCATTAcccaatcatattttatttttacccagTTACCAAGTTTGTTACAAGTtacaacatataattattttaatttgcattACAATgtgttaatgtataatattatttaataattttatttcaatttttactcATGAAACGCCAAAcgcatgtttaaattttagctAACATACCTCAAAGTAATTGTAAGCCGTTCTTCAGCACAAATTGGATTACGAAATAATGTGGTGGTTTCAGTTATATATGGACGTAGAATTTCTAATAACTCATCAAAACTCGAAATTGATATGCGATAGTATTCGAAAACATTTTGTGGATAACGCcttatgttttcaaaaaaaattttgaaatgtccCGTTTTTTCTCGTTCCACATTGAGAAGATAAACCCAGTACCTTCTTTCTGATTTAATTGTATCCAATAAACCAAGTGCTTCAGCTGCTACAATGACTTGAACCTTTTTACGATTCATTCTaacaagataataatttattaattattattaataacaaatcactgaaatgaacaaattataataatatacttacttgtgtagaataatcaaatattttaatttaatacgtttgaataatataaatacgcacttaataaataaatcgctcactgtaatttattgaataaaataatttatactatagtaaaattactaattacattCAGAACGATGTTAGAAAAGTAAGTAGTTGCAGATACTTTGATTGGTATTTTCGATACCACGTCTATCgcgttattcaaataatttgaccTACGAAGCAAACTGAAGGAacgtttttaataagtaaaacacaTAGGAGTGGCATCTACGCGTCATCTAGTCGAAAAGCGTACGGCCAAACCGGTCTCGCCAAAACGCATAGTGTGGCACGGCCCTAATtgtaaatcagaaaaaaatgaaaaaaaaaattaactacaataatttgttttgtaaaaaaccCACCGAAGTGGGTCATTAATGAGTCAGGattggaatattttttgaagaatCAAGTAACAACCAATTTCCAAgagatacaatttaataaaatttttcggAAAATTGGCAAGTACAATAGAAAACTACCACGGgaaacattttatagaaaactatttaatggtgaatacaaatattatgattggcTATTGTATTCCAAATCTCAAAATTCTCtgtttagtttttactgtCTACTTTTTGCTCCGTGTAATACTAAATTTAGCCATTCTGGTTCTGGTTTATATAGattggaaaaattatttgttaaatgtacctctatattttatttgtatattcaatattgataaaattaattttatagtttaattttcttcaagcttaaaaaagaattattcaaattataaaagtgttatgtgagtttatgtaaaatatgatgtgcagaataataataataggtatataaaatataaaattcgatATCGGTTctatgcaaaaaataaaacaaaatattatattattctgccaccaatatttaattgttttcgtattgtgtataataattatttatagacaacgaGCCAGGCGCGATCTGAAAACCAGTTTTGACCTATGGTGCGGTATGGCTGAATACGAGGTGTGGCTATTAAATAACGAGATTATCTACTTAGCAATAAGGCATGAGTAGATAAGGGTATAATGGTAGTATATTTGTAATCTATGAATATCACTGCATCGAACAATACCAGTTTAGTCAGTTTCCGTTTTGTAGTCTATGTGTAAGCGTCGTTTAAATTGACCTCTTACGTGTTGAATGTCGAAATCATGCCGGACGAAAAAATTGAACaacgtattaatttaaaatttttagtgaaACTTGGAAAATCTGCGACcgaaagttttaatttattaactgaaGTATATGGAGATAGTGTTCTATCACGACCACGTGTTTTTGAGTGGCACAAACGATTTCGTGAGGGTCGTGAAGAAGTTGAAGACAATCAACGGGTGGGTCGTCCATGATCCTCAAAAACTAACgataacatttcaaaaatcaatgaaattGTGTGAAAAGATCGACGTCTGAGTATTCGAATGATAGCTGAGATGGTTAATATCGACAAGGAGACCGTTAGACAAATTTTGCACGATGAATTAAACATGACAAAATTCTGCGCCAAAATGGTGCCTAAAAACCTCACTCTGGAACAGAAAGACGGTATGCGACAAATTTGCGTTGACATTCTTGAACGGATGGAAAACGAACGAGATTTGTTGAAAAAGGTGATAACATGCGATGAAACTTGGATTTTCCAATATGACCCCAAAACTAAGAGACAATCCATGCATTGGAAGACTTCCGCATCaccaaaattgaaaaaagctCGAATAAGCAAGTCGAAACTGAAGGCCATGTTGATCGTATTTTTCGATATTAAGGGTGTAATAATGACAGAATGGGTACCTCAGGGACAAACTGTGAATCAACATTATTACCTTCAAGTATTGACAACACTCAGAGAACGAGTAAGAAGAAAGCAGGCCTGAGTTGTGGGAAAATGACTCTTGGATCTTGCATCAAGACAATGCGCCGGCTCACAGTGCCTTATCTGTAAAGCGATTTCTAGCTAAAAATCGAACTCCAGTGCTTCAACACCCCCCATATTCACCAGATCTCGCTCCATGCGACTTTTGGCTTTTTCCAAAACTAAAAAGTGCGTTAAAGAGCACACATTTTGAGTCAGTTGAAGTTGTAAAAACAAAAGCGACAGAGGTGTTAAAGACATTGCAAGAAAAGGATTTCCAACACTGTTTCAACCAATGGAAAATTAGAATGGAGCGATGTGTCAAACAAGGAGGGGAAAAATGttaaaccattaaaaacataaataaaaaatttttacagaGAAAATCTCGTTATTTATTAGCCACACCTCGTAGTCCGCAGGGTGATGGTATAAACGTAGTTCTCGAACGCTTCCGCTATACTAAGCAGAGCAGCACATGACTATACATTTCTAAATTTCTTACCAAAACATGCTTTCGTACTTCCTATTTTCCTCAGCTCTTATTTATCGTAGAAACATGATTTTTTCACCAAAATAATCCTTAGAAGTTCTTCTAGGTGACTGCGTtccagatttttaattttttttttttaaaccaattatatttgcagttgaaatttgtatttttttcaaatttttgaaaaattatatgaaatagacAAAAATAGATATCTAAAAACTGGAACGCAGTCACCTAGAAGAACTTTTAAGGATTATTATGGTGAAAAAATCATGTTTCTACGACTAAAGAGAGCTGAGGAAAATGGGAAGTACGAAAGCATGTTTTTACGGTCGAATTTGGGATACCAGAACAGCCTCTTAATGTTTTTTCATCAGAAGCAGTTTTCTAGTTGAATCCAAGAAATCATAATAAGACATATCGGAAACAATACATGGTTCACCTTTTACTTTGGCACATCGAATTAATGTGAGCCATTGATTAGGCATGTAAATTATGGTTCCCCCTCAAAATATCCCACGTTAAAAAGGCTGTATGTAAACTGCggcaaaaaagaaattaaggtTATACAAACTGCGACAAAACCGATAAGGTACATCATACATTCATACAAACTAcggcaatttttttatatactttctaTATTTACTACATGTATAAACATATCGTTACGATAATCTATATAAGTAcacgtttattgtttaattaggtataatacctattacgtGTTATGACAGGTATTAGTATCTCTTAGAGTATTAGgcttaaatataagaaaaccaatttttaaaatattgaaaagtatgttattattaaaaattatttaaaaaaatcgtataatcaaaaaaaaaaaaacaatataaaataatacgtattactTGTTATGACAACTATTGGTACCTCAGATCtcttattagattttttaaaaaaggttaattaaaattttgtcgtttattcttaaaacatacttttttcaaaaattcatatctaatataaaactgttttatagTTGACTTAAAGTCTAATTTAGGATTGTTGCTTATTTGCAACATTGCACacgaactttttttttattaaacatgagTAAATTTTTGAGTGATACAGAAATTGGCTATTTAGTTGCCAATTGGGATGAAAGTGATGACGATATTGAATGTTCTGAtgacgaaaataaaattttcaataatgaaaatgaaattaatcataatgacaatgatataaatgataattttgaacCTGATATTGAGATTGATATTGATAGTTTACCGATTGTTTTTGACGACGAAGGTGAGTATATAACTATTCCTAACgatgaatatttcaataacactcaaacacaattatttaataatgaggTTGTGGGTATAGATGTTTGTGAACCAGGTACCTCTTCCTCCTATAACTTTATAGATACATCTACAAAAAGTAATACATATGATATGACCACCAGTTCTAGTCCTACTGTAATACAATCGGTTAAATCTAAAACGCTTCGTCCTAAATTTTCACGTAAACTAATAGAAATAACTGTACAAAATCCTGcacaaaaaaaccaaaaaacagaagaattaaaaaaattaaaatggaatTACTTTTGACAACACTagttagtacctacttactaaGTGTTTTATTAGGTGATGTCACCTAATAAAAGTTGTTAagagttttatatattttattcaacgtCATGGAATTTTCAACAATGTTTAGCCAGAATGGCAAGGTATTAACAGtgttaaacgattttaaattcaaatttaaatatgaatcaaaaataaatggtaataaaaattgGGAATGCACTAAAAAAACATGCAAAGCTAAATTAGTCTTCAATAAGGAAAACACTGTACTGTAAGAAAAATCAGTTTTGGATCATAGTCATGAATCAAATTCTACAATtacgtaaataaatacaacaaataacgtcaaattgtaaatgatagtatcaaatgaaaaatatctgaaagcaatataaatgaaatgccatctaaaataattagaaaagaACGTCGTAGTTTAGAAAACGATACACAATTACTAACTAatgatatttcatatattcgtagaaatgtatataataaaaaaaccaaatatcaCCCACCACTTctcaaagatattttaatgaagtacATAAAgttctaataaatatgaatattatgactaacaaaaatgaaaattttttgctaattaatgatatggaaacaaatataatggtatttacatgtctcataaatttaaaatacttattttctaTGGAAAAAGTTTTTATGGACGGAACATTCCAGTTCTGTACTAAATTTCAATCAGTTTTTTGTACTGCATGGCTTTCAAAATGGTATTTATACGTCTCTGGTATATGCATTCAGGGCCGCAGCTAGGGGGGGGGGGCTAGGGGAGTCTTTTGCCCCGGGCGGCAAATTTTTAGGGGcggcaaaatatgtaaattattgggGCTGAGTGATGGAAAGAGAGGCGGCAAAATTAGAGCTTGCCCCTCCTAGAATAATGTGTGGCTGCGGCCCTGTATGCATTGCTTcctaaaaaacata
Coding sequences:
- the LOC126555126 gene encoding histone-lysine N-methyltransferase SETMAR-like codes for the protein MVNIDKETVRQILHDELNMTKFCAKMVPKNLTLEQKDGMRQICVDILERMENERDLLKKVITCDETWIFQYDPKTKRQSMHWKTSASPKLKKARISKSKLKAMLIVFFDIKGVIMTEWVPQGQTVNQHYYLQVLTTLRERVRRKQA